The DNA region AATGCCTTTTGGCCAGGGCCGATGACGCTGCTGCTGCCACGTGCCGAACATATCTCACCGGTGGTCACAGGTGGATTAGATACCATTGGGCTTCGCGTGCCCGCGCAACCTGTGTTGTTAGACTTGCTCGCCACCCATCAGCTTGCCGTTGCCGCCCCGTCAGCGAACCCGTATAAAAAGCTCAGCCCCACCACGGCAGAGCAAGTGATGCATGGTTTAGGCGGAAAAATAGCCGCAGTGATTGATGGCGGCCCTTGCCAACATGGGCTGGAGTCGACCATTGTCGATCTTACTAAGCGTCCTTTCCGTGTACTTCGCGCCGGTCCAATCACCGCCAGCGAGTTGAGCGCCGTGCTGGGTGAAACAGTCGACGCCCCCGAGCAGCACGACACCGTGGTGCCCGGCAATGTGGGAAGCCATTACCAACCCAACACCCGGTTGCAGATGGTGGCTGCGGACTTGTCTGATCTCCCTGCGCCCCATCCGGAAAAACGCGCGGCCTTGCTTCACTTTGGCGAAGCACCGACACGGGATGATCTGGTCTGCATTGCCATGCCAGATGACGCCGCACGCTATGGGCAAGCGTTATATCACCAACTCGCCCAAGCCGACCAACTGGACGTCGATGAAATCTGGCTCGCCCAGCCCCCTCATGGCGAAGCATGGCTAGCCGTGCATGATCGCCTGCGCCGCGCCGTCAGCTAGTTTTTGACGCACGCATTCGCATAAAGCTTGCCGTTGCGCTGGCACACACAGTGTCTGCAACGGTAAGCGTTGCCTCCAACTGACTCATTCCGTGTTTCGCTTTCACACACCAAGCATGTATCTCTGCCTCAACCGCAATAGGCACTGGATGGTGATAGCGAATATTAAGTGACGCTGTCACACTTTGCGGAGCAAACAAGAAGGTACAATGGGTGAATGCTGCATCAATAAGCGTAGCGATTACCCCACCGTGCAGCTGATCTTGATACCCTTGCCAAGCGCTTTCTAACCATACGCTTGCGGTCACGGCGTTATTATCGTCTTGATAAAATTTAAGGTTGAATAGCCCGTTGTCACTGCAAGCCACACACTGATGATGCGACCGTGGCGGCATCACACGTAATTCAGTCATGGCAACCGCAACCCTGTCCACTAGCGCGACCGCATTTACCTTGACTCCTGCCACACCCGCGATGCGCAGAACCTAACCCACTGCGTTTAGAACCACACCCGCGCATTTGATCAGCACGACACGCTCCTTTCCGTGGCTGGGATTGCTGCTTCATTCGCTGCAACGCAGGTCGTCCTTGACTGGCATCCGTAAGCGGTTGCCAGTACGCAGGCGACAACCACTGAGTGGGATTTAGACGACCATTGGTTAACTGATACACGTGTAAGCCAGCATCAAGTAATCCCGCTAACGCATGCTCACCAATATGACGAGTCACCACACGTGTTACTTGATTGGCTTTCAGCATCGCTATCAAGGCGTTTTTGGCACCACAACCCTCCGTTACACGTGGGTTGACGAATTGAACGAGTGCTTGGCCATCGTCGTCAAACAGCGCAAAGTGCTCGGCCTTCATAAAATGTCCCGCAGGGCGGTCTTGGGTCATCGCAATAGCAATTGTCATCTTCCGTTCTCTCTTTATTAAAGTAGCATATGCCAAAAATACGCTTCATTTATGGCATATGCAATATATTCAGTGAGAGAAAAATGGGGAAAGTTGCGTCAAGGCATGAAGAGTGTTCGCGTCAAGCTGCAACGTCACGCGACAAAATGCTTTTTCGAACACGCGCGCATCCTTGCTAAGCCGCATGATGAATGACAATAACTAAATGGAAGTTCTGGTTTAAAAATACCTATTTTCACGGCAATCATTGACGTGAAATTACAGTTTAGTAAACCATAAAAGCACCTTGGTGAGTCACACGCAGCACAGATCTTGTTTTTGTAGATGGCTAACCTAACACTACTCTTCTGACTCAAACACCAGTGCTTTGCCTTCTACGAGGCAGGCGGTGGTTTTGGCGCGGGCGCGTTTAACCAGGTTGGCTAACGTTTGACGAGATACGCCCATGACTTCCGCCGCTTGCAGTTGCTGCATCCCTTGATGATCAACAAGGCGCATGGCTTCGAACTCATCCAAACCTATGGTTACCGTCTCTAGCTCACTGAGTGGAATGGCATTGGGTTTAAAACAGTTGGTATGCGGTTTCCCGCAAATACGACGGGGCATTTTAGGACGCGGCATAGGGTCTCCTTTTTTGCCTATGCTAAGTGAGTTTTTTGCTTATGCCAACAAAAAGGGATGCCAGCGCATCCCTTTTCTATTTATTGCTATGGACAGTGACTTAGACTGCCACGTTACACGTCGTACGTGGTCGAGGCGGTGTTACCGCCGGTGCCTGTCCAGTTGGTGTGGAAGAACTCACCACGAGGCTGGTCAAGGCGCTCATAGGTGTGCGCACCAAAGTAGTCACGCTGGGCTTGCAGCAGGTTCGCAGGTAGACGTGCCGTGGTGTAGCCATCCAAGAAGGTCAGCGCCGATGTAGTACATGGCATTGGGATGCCGGTTTCCATCGATTTCGCCGCCACTTTACGCCATGCCGCCAAGCAGTTATCCAAGATCCCTTTAAAGTACGCATCTGAGCCCAAGAAGGCCAAGTTAGGATCTTTATCATACGCATCGCGGATATTACCCAAGAAGGCCGAGCGGATAATACAGCCACCGCGCCACATCAGCGCGACGTTACCGTAGTTGAGATCCCAGCCGTTCTCATCAGACGCTTCACGCATCAGCATAAAGCCTTGCGCGTAAGAGATAATTTTTGACGCCAGCAGTGCTTGACGCAGCGCATCAACCCACTCAGCTTTATCGCCATCAACCGGTTGAATGTGTTTTTCAAACAGCTTCTCTGCCGCGACACGCTGATCTTTAAGTGCCGACAGGCAACGTGAGAAGACCGACTCAGAAATCAGAGTGAGCGGAATGCCAAGATCCAGCGCGTTGATGCCAGTCCATTTACCAGTGCCTTTTTGGCCCGCGGTGTCGAGAATTTTCTCAACCAATGGCTCACCGTCTTGGTCTTTATAACCCAAGATGTCCGAGGTGATCTCTACTAAGTAGCTATCCAACTCGGTTTTGTTCCAGTCGGTAAACACCTGCTGCATCTCGTCATGGCTCATGCCAAGGCCGTCTTTCATGAACTGGTACGCTTCGGTGATCAGCTGCATGTCGCCATACTCGATACCGTTATGCACCATTTTCACAAAGTGACCGGCACCATCACGTCCAACCCAATCACAGCATGGCTCACCGGCGTCGGTTTTCGCCGCAATACCTTGGAAGATAGGTTTAACGGCTGGCCACGCTTCTTCAGAGCCACCCGGCATGATAGACGGTCCAAAACGGGCACCTTCTTCACCGCCAGACACACCGGCACCGATAAAGTGAATGCCTTTTTCACGCAGTGCTGCCACGCGACGGTTGGTATCTGGGTAGTTGGTGTTACCGCCATCGATAATAATGTCGCCTTCGTCAAGCAGAGGCGTCAGTTTGTCGATAAAGGTATCCACGACGGCACCTGCGCGAACCATCAGCATCACTTTGCGCGGCTTTTCGAGTTTCTCAACCAGCTCTTCTAACGAGTAAGCGCCAACAATGTTGGTGCCCTTCGCTGGGCCTTCCAGAAACTCATCCACTTTGGCCGCGGTACGGTTATGCGCCACCACCTTAAAGCCGTTGTCGTTCATGTTAAGGATCAGGTTTTGGCCCATGACCGCCAAACCAATTACGCCGATATCACCTTTCATCGTGCTCTCCATTAATTCTGTTCTGGTAATTTTTTTGCTGCCGCGGCATCGAGTACCCATTCCGTGGTGCCTTTGGCACTACGGACATTAGCGGCAGGATATGGCAGTTGGGTAGGCTCGTGTGTGGCGATCTCATGCACGATCGCTTGTTTGCCTTCACCCAACACCAGATAACTGATTTTCTTCGCCGCGCGCAGCACACGGGCGGTTTTTGATACACGCTTTTGACCCGTTTCAGGATGCGAGGCCACCAGCGCGAGCGCGGTATTGTCATACTGAGGATCGTGCGGGAACAGCGAGGCCGTATGCCCATCGCCACCGACACCCAGCAAGATCCAATCAAACACAGGTGTGCCGTTTTCGCTTGGGATCAAGGCTTGCATTTCCGCACTAAAGCGCGCCGCTTCCACGTCCGGGTCGTCTTCACCACGAATACGGTGAATGTTCTCTTCTGGAATGCGAATGTGGCTAAACAGCAGCTTATTGGCTTCACCAAAGTTACTCTCAGCGTCATCCGGTGCTACACAGCGCTCATCGCCCCACCAAAAATGCAGGTTTTGCCACTGAATCGCATTGGCATAGTCGTCACTGGCTAAACGCTTAAACAGCATTTTGGGCGTGCTGCCGCCAGAAAGCGAAATGTGTACGGCACGATCTTGCTCACTGAGTGCTTGCATCGTGTCCGCTAAATGATTGACTACCGCGTCGGCATCATCAAAAATTCGAGCATTTATCATAATTCGCAGTATTCCGTGTCAGTCAGGTTTTTGCAGGGAAAGCGCCAAGCATGACCATCACGCTCAAGCAACTGATCCGCTTCTTTCGGTCCCCATGTTCCGCAGGCATAGCCAAACAAGGCTTTGTCATTTTCTTTGTACTGCAGAATAGGCTCAACAAACTGCCAACAAGCTTCGACCGCATCACTGCGCGCAAACAAGGTGGCATCGCCTTTAAGGGCATCCAGTAACAAGCGCTCGTACGCGGTCAGCATCTGGGTTTCTTCCAGTGAGGTATAATGGAAGTCCATATTGACTGCTTTAGCGTTAAAGCCCGCGCCCGGCTCTTTAAGGCCAAAGCTCATTTGAATGCCTTCGTCGGGCTGAATGCGGATCACCAAACGGTTTTCAGGCGCATTTTTACCAAATACAGGATGCGGGGTTTGTTTAAAGTGGATCACCACTTCAGTCACGCGAGTTGGCAAGCGCTTACCGGTGCGCACGTAAAAAGGCACCCCGTTCCAACGCCAGTTGTTGATAAACATCTTCAGGCCAACATAGGTCTCAGTGCGCGATTCTTCCGCCACACCTGGCTCATCACGGTAACTAGGAAGCGGCTTACCGCCCACGTGAGACTCGGTGTACTGACCCAGTACCAAATTATTGTGCAAGTCGTCTTCAGAGAGCGGTTCGAGTGATTGCAGTGCTTTAAACACCTCATCACGCATCGCGTCAGCATTGATTTGAGCGGGCGGCTCCATCGCCACCAGCGACAGCACTTGCAGCAAGTGGTTTTGGAACATATCGCGTACTGCGCCCGATTGGTCGTAGTAACCACCGCGACCTTCCACACCAAGGTTTTCAGCCCCCGTAATTTCTACATAGTCAATGAAGTTACGGTTCCAAAGCGGTTCAAACATCGCATTAGAAAAACGGAAAACCAGCAGGTTTTGTACCGTTTCTTTACCTAGGTAATGGTCAATGCGATAGATCTGGTGCTCGGCAAAGTAAGCATGAATGTCTTTGTCGAGTTGGCGTGCGGAGGCAAGATCGTAACCAAAAGGTTTTTCGACCACCAAGCGCTTCCAACCGTTACTCTCATCATTAAGGCCATGCGCTGCTAAGCAGGCAGGAATAAAGTTATACAACTTTGGCGGTGTCGCGAGGTAGAAAAGCGTGTTGCGCTGTGCAAAGCCGTATTGGTCAGAGAGCTCATCCAAGCGGCTTGTCAACGCACCATATTCGTTAGTGTCAGAAATATTGAATGATTGATAATGCACGTGCGCCATAAAGGCGTCGAGCGTGGCAGGATCGGTTTCTTCAAGCTCTTGCATGGAGTGACGTAATTTATCGCGAAATGACTCGTCACTGTAAAAGGTGCGGCTTGCGCCAAGAATCGCGAAAGACGCAGGCAGTTGTTTGTTCGCATACAAGTGGTACAGGGCTGGGATCAGCTTACGGAAGGTCAGATCGCCAGATGCACCAAAAATAACAATACTGCTGTTTTCTGGAATTACCATCATCTTTCCTTTGATAATAAAGGTACTGCATGTGATTTGCGCCACAAATTAGCAGCGCTAAGGCCAAATTGGTAATTGGCGCTACCTATTGATTTCATCGATGTCACCACTGGAACACGCTGAATCGGCTAGCTAATCCCTACATTCGCAGCCAGCACGACACAGACAGTGTGCGACAAAGGCGGCCTAGTCTAGCACTTTCTTACTCAATAAGCTTCACCCTAACTGGTATGACATGGCGGAGTGCCCATCTGCTGAGCAGCGTCACACAGCTGCTGGATCAGCGCGTCGACTTTTTCATTCCGCTCATTGCGCAAGGTATATAAACCGACGTTACCTCTCTTACTCGGGTGAGCACCCAACACTTTTATCCCCTGGCTCGCCAGATACATCTGGGCTCGACTGGTATAGGGCATCACCGCCTGAGTGTCGTGTAATAAGTCGATACCGGGACTGAGGGCATCAACATCAAACACCACTTGGTTGACGTGCGTCGTTGGGCTGATGGGGTTCGCCAGCAAATGCGCATGCCGGGCATGATCAGGCGTGACACGCATCAGAGGCCAATCATTTAAACGCTGAGGATCGATGCAGGTCGATGTGTCTGCGAGTAGCGGATGGTTATCAGCCACATAGTAGCTTTCCGCGTCCTGAAACAAGGGCATAAAGCGCACTTGCTGGCTGGCGACCAGATCGTCAATTTCATGACCGATAAATACATCCACATCGCCACTGAGTAGCGACGCCATTAATGCCAAACGGTTACCGAATTCGATGTGGACCGCACACTGGCGATCCGCTTGATACTCAAGCACTGCCGGTTTGACAAATAAGGGCCACCACGCCTCCCCAGTGCCAAGCTTTATTTGTCCCGCTTCACGCGCTTGCAAAGCATGAATCTGGGCATGAAGCCGTTGCCGCTCGGCGTGCAGTGCCGTGGCATGCTGATAATAAAGCTCTCCCGCGGCTGTCATACTGACGCCACGAGGATGGCGGACCAATAGCTGACACGCGAGACGTTGCTCCAGCTTTTGGATCTGTGCCGTCAATGAAGGTTGGCTGATCCCTAACTGCAACGCGGCCGCTTTAATACCGCCTGCCTCAACCACCGCAATAAAGTAGCCGGCAACTTTTTCGACATCCATACCGCACTCACTCACAATTTAGCAGCTTACTTTATAGCCTAATAGGGATACACGATTCAATGATACCGCCGATTTTTAATCTATTGGCACCTTACCTATAGCCAATAGGTTATATTAATAAGCGTCACGCCTATTTTTCTTGGCATCGAGCGAGCGCTAGGCTGTTTGCCACATCTCAAGCTGAAGCTTTGAGGATTTTTATTGTCGATAAGAGGTAATCGGTATGCAGAACGCTTGGTGGCATGATGCCGTTGTTTATCAAATCTACCCTCGCAGTTTTTACGACACCAATGGTGATGGCATTGGCGATCTTAACGGAATTATCGAGAAACTCGATTACTTACATTGGCTCGGCGTCAATGTGTTATGGCTATCACCGGTGTATCAATCGCCGATGGATGACAATGGCTACGACATTTCCGATTACTGCGCGATCGCGCCTGAATTTGGCACCATGGAAGACATGACGCGCTTGATTGATAAAGCCGGCGCGCTTGGCATCAAGATCGTGATGGATTTAGTCGTCAATCACACCTCCGACGAACACCCTTGGTTCCAAGCTGCGCTTCAAGACAAACACAGTCCCTATCGCGACTTTTACATTTGGCGCGATGCCAAACCCGATGGCAGCGCACCCGATGATCAGGGCTCAATTTTTGGTGGCAGTGCATGGCAATGGGAGCCAAACACCGAGCAATATTACTTTCACTTGTTCTCCAAACGTCAGCCCGATCTGAATTGGGAAAACCCTGCCGTCCATGACGCCGTGCATAAAATGATGAACTGGTGGATCGATAAAGGCATTGGCGGATTCCGCCTCGATGTGATTGATTTAATTGGTAAGGAAATCGACAAAGGCATTACCGGCAACGGGCCGCGCCTTCACCCTCTACTACAGGCAATGAATCGAGCCACATTTGGCGACAAAGACTTGCTCACCGTCGGCGAAACATGGGGCGCAACGCCGGAGATCGCCAAGCTTTATAGCGCACCGGAACGCAATGAACTCTCCATGGTATTCCAATTTGAACATATTACCGCTACCTGGAAAGACGGCGATAAATGGCAGCCCGTACCTCTGGATGTCCCCGCCCTCAAACAGGTACTGTTCAAGTGGCAACAAGCGCTAGCCGATAGCGGTTGGAACTCACTATTTTGGAACAACCACGATTTGCCGCGCGCCGTATCCAAGTTTGGTCACGACGGCCAATACCGAACCCGCTCGGCAAAAATGCTCGCCACAACCTTGCACTTGATGAAAGGCACGCCCTATATCTACCAAGGGGAAGAAATTGCGATGACCAATGTCGCCTTCCCGTCTATCGACGATTATCAAGACATCGAAACCCGCAATTTTTACCACTTGCGTGTTGCAGAAGGCGTTGATCCAGACACCATGATGGAGGCGGTCTACCAAAACAGTCGCGATAACGCCCGTACCCCAATGCAATGGGAGAACGCACCGCAGGCAGGCTTTACCCAAGGAACACCATGGTTACCGGTTAATCCTAACTACACCACCATCAATGTGGCACGGGCAACTGAAAATAGCGGCTCTGTACTTTATCACTACCGTGAACTGATCAAGCTCCGCAAGCAATACCCAGTGATCGTACACGGCCAGTTTGCGCCTGTAGAAGAATCACACCCTAACGTGATGGCTTACGAGCGCTTCGACGACACCCACCGTATTTTGGTGGTCAGCAACTTTAGCGAGCAAAAACAAACCATCACCCTCCCTGCACACTGGCACGATAAGGCCTTAACCTGCCTTAGTTACAATATGGATCCAGTCAAACAGTTAAGCACCACCTACAAACTATCCCCTTACGAGTCGTTTGCGGTAATGCAGTAAAAAGGGCGCTCAGTCTGCCAATGTCATCAATACAATAGGGTCGCGCCTGCAGGCACATGCAGGCGCGCGTCCGTTCAGGCCGTGTCGACAACGGGTGGAGGTACACCTATAGTTAAGTTTGTGAACAAAGGAGCAGTGTGATTAGTGTCCAACCGAAAGAGCAGTCTCATTTTTTGTGTGCTTTTTTGCTTGCTTCTCGGTGCAGTAGCAACAATGGGCTTAATGCGTTCGTTGCAGCAAGAGGAAGATAAAGCCCGTGGACGTGTCGAGGGGGTGAGCTTTCTGATCGCCGAATGGCTCGAAGGCTCATTTCAAATCACCGACTATTTATTGCGCGACATACTAGGGCATGTAGAGCCTGAGGATCTCGTCTATCCGCCCAAAGATTCACAAGCACATCAGCAATTAACAGCGCTTATTGTCTCCAAAATGAAGACCATCCCTAATGTCATTCTCGCTGGCCTTTTTGATCAAAATTGTATCATTACCCATGCTAATAGTGACGAACTGGGTTGGGATGGGAGCCATCGTGAATACTGCAAAGCGCTACGCGACTCCCCCGAACGAGATACATTCGTGTCCAACGCCTTCAAAAGTACAACTGGCCCACTAAACATCACTCAGACACGTGAGTTGTTGCCCGAACAGCCAGGCTTCAAAGGGTTTGCAGCGGTGGGCGTTGATCTTACCTTTTTTTCTAAATGGGTCGAACATATATCGATTGACCCTATGGATGTCGTCGCCATCACCGACCAAAACCTCAGGCTCTTGGCACGAAAGCCCGCTATGCCGGAAGCCTTGGGTAAACTCATTGATGATCCTATCGTTGAGGCTTTCATCACATCCGGACAAACTGACAAGACCTTTCGTGCCACCTCGCCGATAGATGGCGTACCACGTTTATTCAGTATTCGTAAAGTTGAGGGACTCCCCTTTTATGCGGTGGTCGGGGAAGCAGACCACCACTGGCAGGCAGATTGGCGTCATCAGGTGAGAGTCGCCGTGGGGGCACTGATTGTGTTGTGGCTACTTGCCTTGTTTACACTTCGCACCTATTGGGATCAGTTAAACTACCTTTCCGAGCTCAAAATTGCTCGTGACAAGCTTGAAACGCTGAGTATTACCGATCCCCTTACTGGCTTGGCGAATCGGCGCCGCTTTGATGAAGTGCTTGATGCCGAATATCACAGACTGAAACGAACACGCGCGTCCATGTCGATAATCATGATCGATTTAGATTACTTTAAAGCCTTTAATGATACGTATGGCCACCTAGCTGGCGATAAATGCCTAAAAGCGGTTGCCGATGTGATTCAACAAAGCCTCAAACGCCCACAAGATTTGGCTGCACGATACGGGGGGGAGGAATTCAGTTGCATCTTACCGGAAACCCCACATGCAGGCGCAACCGCGATTGCGATGACCATTAAAGCATCGATTGCAGCACTCGGTATACGCCATAATAAGTCAGATGTCGCCCGCCATGTTACCGCGAGCTTAGGCGTTGCAACCATTGAGTGTACGCCAGACATCTCGCCTGACTACCTTGTTCACTTAGCAGACAAAAACCTATATTGGGCGAAGAACAATGGACGTGACCAAGTAGGGTTTGAGCAACACCAAATGCACAATATGAAAGACGATTGACTTCTCACCTTGCTGTGCGTCATTACACACTGATACTGAACGTATCAGTACATATACCCGAGCCAATCCATATGCCCTGCAGGCCATGATTTATCTTTCATCGGTTTAACGTACAATTCATCAACATACTCAACCGCAACGCCATAGTTGGTATGTTCATGGATGCGTAGCCAAGAGGCATGTGACTCGACAAGCTGAAAACCATTAGCCACATAAAAATCGTGCACTTCAGAGATGAGAATAATGAAATCAACGTCTTTATCTCTGGCATAGTCAGCCAATTGCGCCAACATACTCGAGCCAATCCCTTTTCTTTGCCAAGCGCTGTCGATGCAAAAATCACTCACCCCTAATACTTTGTATACGTCGCCACCAACATTCACTGCCCTGTAATCCAACCCCATATAACCAATCAGTCGATTATCTTGGTACTGCAATGCCCGCATGTGCAGAAGCTGCTTATAGTAAGAACGGGCAACTTGATGGTCAGGAAATACCTTGTTTCTAAGGGCTTGAATAGCCTCATGCTGCGCGTTCGACACTTCTATTTCTGGGAGAACTTCCATGTTTAAGCTATTGATAATAAATCCATTTATTCAATTATTAACCAAGTCGATATATTAATATGGTTCCAATCATGTTGGCTTATAGGTCACGGGGAAATGTGCTTTGATTCACACAATAAAAATGGCGGCTTCTACGTGGGAGCCGGATAAACACTTGGCCTAATCAAGATTCTTGACGGTAATCTTTGCCCCTGTTTGACTGGTAAT from Salinivibrio kushneri includes:
- a CDS encoding L-threonylcarbamoyladenylate synthase, yielding MSLKTQLLSAQCSTDLTQAAELLKAGEQVAVPTETVYGLAADASNPDAVAGIFTAKGRPANHPLIVHLGDVASITEWATSIPDEAYKLANAFWPGPMTLLLPRAEHISPVVTGGLDTIGLRVPAQPVLLDLLATHQLAVAAPSANPYKKLSPTTAEQVMHGLGGKIAAVIDGGPCQHGLESTIVDLTKRPFRVLRAGPITASELSAVLGETVDAPEQHDTVVPGNVGSHYQPNTRLQMVAADLSDLPAPHPEKRAALLHFGEAPTRDDLVCIAMPDDAARYGQALYHQLAQADQLDVDEIWLAQPPHGEAWLAVHDRLRRAVS
- a CDS encoding PaaI family thioesterase, which translates into the protein MTELRVMPPRSHHQCVACSDNGLFNLKFYQDDNNAVTASVWLESAWQGYQDQLHGGVIATLIDAAFTHCTFLFAPQSVTASLNIRYHHPVPIAVEAEIHAWCVKAKHGMSQLEATLTVADTVCASATASFMRMRASKTS
- a CDS encoding NifB/NifX family molybdenum-iron cluster-binding protein, encoding MTIAIAMTQDRPAGHFMKAEHFALFDDDGQALVQFVNPRVTEGCGAKNALIAMLKANQVTRVVTRHIGEHALAGLLDAGLHVYQLTNGRLNPTQWLSPAYWQPLTDASQGRPALQRMKQQSQPRKGACRADQMRGCGSKRSGLGSAHRGCGRSQGKCGRASGQGCGCHD
- a CDS encoding DUF134 domain-containing protein; translated protein: MPRPKMPRRICGKPHTNCFKPNAIPLSELETVTIGLDEFEAMRLVDHQGMQQLQAAEVMGVSRQTLANLVKRARAKTTACLVEGKALVFESEE
- the gnd gene encoding decarboxylating NADP(+)-dependent phosphogluconate dehydrogenase, whose product is MKGDIGVIGLAVMGQNLILNMNDNGFKVVAHNRTAAKVDEFLEGPAKGTNIVGAYSLEELVEKLEKPRKVMLMVRAGAVVDTFIDKLTPLLDEGDIIIDGGNTNYPDTNRRVAALREKGIHFIGAGVSGGEEGARFGPSIMPGGSEEAWPAVKPIFQGIAAKTDAGEPCCDWVGRDGAGHFVKMVHNGIEYGDMQLITEAYQFMKDGLGMSHDEMQQVFTDWNKTELDSYLVEITSDILGYKDQDGEPLVEKILDTAGQKGTGKWTGINALDLGIPLTLISESVFSRCLSALKDQRVAAEKLFEKHIQPVDGDKAEWVDALRQALLASKIISYAQGFMLMREASDENGWDLNYGNVALMWRGGCIIRSAFLGNIRDAYDKDPNLAFLGSDAYFKGILDNCLAAWRKVAAKSMETGIPMPCTTSALTFLDGYTTARLPANLLQAQRDYFGAHTYERLDQPRGEFFHTNWTGTGGNTASTTYDV
- the pgl gene encoding 6-phosphogluconolactonase, which produces MINARIFDDADAVVNHLADTMQALSEQDRAVHISLSGGSTPKMLFKRLASDDYANAIQWQNLHFWWGDERCVAPDDAESNFGEANKLLFSHIRIPEENIHRIRGEDDPDVEAARFSAEMQALIPSENGTPVFDWILLGVGGDGHTASLFPHDPQYDNTALALVASHPETGQKRVSKTARVLRAAKKISYLVLGEGKQAIVHEIATHEPTQLPYPAANVRSAKGTTEWVLDAAAAKKLPEQN
- the zwf gene encoding glucose-6-phosphate dehydrogenase, giving the protein MVIPENSSIVIFGASGDLTFRKLIPALYHLYANKQLPASFAILGASRTFYSDESFRDKLRHSMQELEETDPATLDAFMAHVHYQSFNISDTNEYGALTSRLDELSDQYGFAQRNTLFYLATPPKLYNFIPACLAAHGLNDESNGWKRLVVEKPFGYDLASARQLDKDIHAYFAEHQIYRIDHYLGKETVQNLLVFRFSNAMFEPLWNRNFIDYVEITGAENLGVEGRGGYYDQSGAVRDMFQNHLLQVLSLVAMEPPAQINADAMRDEVFKALQSLEPLSEDDLHNNLVLGQYTESHVGGKPLPSYRDEPGVAEESRTETYVGLKMFINNWRWNGVPFYVRTGKRLPTRVTEVVIHFKQTPHPVFGKNAPENRLVIRIQPDEGIQMSFGLKEPGAGFNAKAVNMDFHYTSLEETQMLTAYERLLLDALKGDATLFARSDAVEACWQFVEPILQYKENDKALFGYACGTWGPKEADQLLERDGHAWRFPCKNLTDTEYCEL
- a CDS encoding LysR family transcriptional regulator, with product MDVEKVAGYFIAVVEAGGIKAAALQLGISQPSLTAQIQKLEQRLACQLLVRHPRGVSMTAAGELYYQHATALHAERQRLHAQIHALQAREAGQIKLGTGEAWWPLFVKPAVLEYQADRQCAVHIEFGNRLALMASLLSGDVDVFIGHEIDDLVASQQVRFMPLFQDAESYYVADNHPLLADTSTCIDPQRLNDWPLMRVTPDHARHAHLLANPISPTTHVNQVVFDVDALSPGIDLLHDTQAVMPYTSRAQMYLASQGIKVLGAHPSKRGNVGLYTLRNERNEKVDALIQQLCDAAQQMGTPPCHTS
- a CDS encoding glycoside hydrolase family 13 protein, yielding MQNAWWHDAVVYQIYPRSFYDTNGDGIGDLNGIIEKLDYLHWLGVNVLWLSPVYQSPMDDNGYDISDYCAIAPEFGTMEDMTRLIDKAGALGIKIVMDLVVNHTSDEHPWFQAALQDKHSPYRDFYIWRDAKPDGSAPDDQGSIFGGSAWQWEPNTEQYYFHLFSKRQPDLNWENPAVHDAVHKMMNWWIDKGIGGFRLDVIDLIGKEIDKGITGNGPRLHPLLQAMNRATFGDKDLLTVGETWGATPEIAKLYSAPERNELSMVFQFEHITATWKDGDKWQPVPLDVPALKQVLFKWQQALADSGWNSLFWNNHDLPRAVSKFGHDGQYRTRSAKMLATTLHLMKGTPYIYQGEEIAMTNVAFPSIDDYQDIETRNFYHLRVAEGVDPDTMMEAVYQNSRDNARTPMQWENAPQAGFTQGTPWLPVNPNYTTINVARATENSGSVLYHYRELIKLRKQYPVIVHGQFAPVEESHPNVMAYERFDDTHRILVVSNFSEQKQTITLPAHWHDKALTCLSYNMDPVKQLSTTYKLSPYESFAVMQ
- a CDS encoding sensor domain-containing diguanylate cyclase, with protein sequence MGLMRSLQQEEDKARGRVEGVSFLIAEWLEGSFQITDYLLRDILGHVEPEDLVYPPKDSQAHQQLTALIVSKMKTIPNVILAGLFDQNCIITHANSDELGWDGSHREYCKALRDSPERDTFVSNAFKSTTGPLNITQTRELLPEQPGFKGFAAVGVDLTFFSKWVEHISIDPMDVVAITDQNLRLLARKPAMPEALGKLIDDPIVEAFITSGQTDKTFRATSPIDGVPRLFSIRKVEGLPFYAVVGEADHHWQADWRHQVRVAVGALIVLWLLALFTLRTYWDQLNYLSELKIARDKLETLSITDPLTGLANRRRFDEVLDAEYHRLKRTRASMSIIMIDLDYFKAFNDTYGHLAGDKCLKAVADVIQQSLKRPQDLAARYGGEEFSCILPETPHAGATAIAMTIKASIAALGIRHNKSDVARHVTASLGVATIECTPDISPDYLVHLADKNLYWAKNNGRDQVGFEQHQMHNMKDD
- a CDS encoding GNAT family N-acetyltransferase; this translates as MEVLPEIEVSNAQHEAIQALRNKVFPDHQVARSYYKQLLHMRALQYQDNRLIGYMGLDYRAVNVGGDVYKVLGVSDFCIDSAWQRKGIGSSMLAQLADYARDKDVDFIILISEVHDFYVANGFQLVESHASWLRIHEHTNYGVAVEYVDELYVKPMKDKSWPAGHMDWLGYMY